The Diabrotica undecimpunctata isolate CICGRU chromosome 3, icDiaUnde3, whole genome shotgun sequence genome includes the window atgaaattaaattattagaagaattttttgcATAACTAAATTGTTTATGTtgtattttaagaatgatttcAAAAGATTTAAACTACAATTTTGAttaattcccaacaaaaatattaaattggaTTATATGCTGATATAAGCTTCTTATCACCTATGCTGTTTCATTTATTTGTTAATGTTTGTAAATACCCATATATGTAAAAAGTGTATACAACATTGGTTACTAGAAATAAAATTAGTTCGGGTATGCACGAATGGATTTTCCGCAGCTCTGATAAGCCCGTGAAAAAAAATCGTTATCAACTGAAAGTTTCTCACGTTTATAATTCCTGGCAAAAGGTCATCACATTTTAAAAAGGTTCATTTTTATGATCTGTTTTTCTATTTATTAATAGGTTTCGGCAAACTCTTACTAGTATATTTATATTGCTATTAATGTGAGTTAGTCttaattttcatctttatttcAGATATTGTCGGAAGATGGTTCCAAGACTAATATTTGGTGTAGTTATCTTAATGGGAATCGCCAACACAGAGGCTTTCTTTGATCCCATAATGTAAGTAACTAAATAATCCGTTAATCAAAGGATATTGTAGCAAAATATTgtctatatataaataaaaataaatcttagCTTCGCTGGATTATATTTGTTATCTATATTTGTAATTACCGTAAAACCTTCGTATTTGGTATTAACCTATGTTTgaaatagattagttgttattgaggagaaccatttcctcaggtttttttaATTATGGTATTCTTCTTTTCCCCATTCCCCGATTCTTGAAAACTTGGTTTTAGAggataatttttattaatctatatTTAGTACCTTTTCTGAATAATtagtccgagatattctaattttctcctCTTATTCGTGTAAATTACTTCTCTTCCTTTTGCAATTCTTAGTAGTACGGTCTGATTGGTtgtcttgtccgtccatgatatctaCAGGATTCGCCTGTATAACCACGTCTCGAAAACTTTAAGTTTCTTTTCCATCGTTTAAGTGAGTATCGAGGATTCAACTTTGTAGTATAGTACTGAGAAGATGTAACATCATAGAAATCTTAATTTAATATCCATATTAATGGTATGGCTTTTAAAAAGTTTGACCATGTTGTTCAATGCACTCTTAGCTTTCTTTCTTATACTTTTTAGTTCCTTTCTGGAATCCCATTTGgactttttttaaaacattatcatttttcggcgtttaacggtgtcaaatgctttttggtagtccacaaagtaGGTAGATATTGCAAATGtagtatagtcggttcgctattcccagtccgaattgtctagtgaatttagtaattatttttttgcgaagttacttactttttgacagactagaagtggctggaaattactgtACAGCCAAGCACAGGTGCTCATAtccaaaattattgtaaaaaaacgtaaataaaatagaactttaagAATGactgacaatcaatatttatttatttacaccatatagtgtataataacaaataataaaattataagcgTCATTAATACAAATACTGGAATATGTTAAATTATACCAATtgaaatatcttttttaaatatatactacccaaaattttatagGTTTAATATACTCTTCCACTTTCTgtcactagtataggtggtccggTTTTCGGGAATTGGTTATTCCTcttcttaaaaaataaattctttataTAGTTTTTTCAGGTATTATCAATTCTCTCTTTGTCCACGGTTATCTCCtgattgtcattaacaagtttacttattcttgtctttttacatttgcctgtgtgtgtgtagtttcattttatgactagagacataatctattagcctattatgttttgagttattaattaatttttttttaaacaattgttatagagagaacccgtaacaacaataaaatcttatcttctattaacttacatataagtacgtacctacgttaaatttttgttttgttattatcattatttttttttttatttcttttttttttattttttttttatttttattttttttttatttttttttattttattttttttttattttattttttttgttattatttttttcttatttttttttactggaaGGGAAAGGAAAATATATGGTTTTGCTGATTTATTACATACGCCTAGGGGTCTATCAAGGCGATTTGCACAACACAAAATTAGACCACGGATAGAAATGTTAACAACTGGGTTAAAACAAAGGACTTATATAATATAACTAactttttatgtttaaatatatacaccataatacatttagaaattcaatttcatttcacgtatgtggcgaaaaattatttcatataggTATATGCaagttattggtttttattaaatcagataaattaaaaggtcttttaatactaattttttccttattgatatactcgtatatttctattataaattggtttatacatcgtgtatttaatgagcaatttaaaactaaatgctTAATTGAGCCTTCTTCACCACATTCGCAAAATGGAGTTTCGGCTAAATTAATTCTAAATTTATGTAACGGAGATAGAGCATGGTTAAATCTTATTCTACATAGTATTCTAatcatatctttattaaaatttgagtttttgAACCACGTTGAGGActgtatttttagttttatatctttataatataatccttTGTTGGACAAATTGTACATTGTTTGCCatgaatttaacatttttttccttAGATGAGAATTTAGATCTTCAATTACACATTTATATTCTGATTCTTTAGATGGTTCATTACATTTAGCAAttttatctactatttcattatttaatattccacaatgagcttttatccaacaaaatattacattagATCCTCTTAATTTTATTGTACCCACCAGGTTTATAATTTCAGATAACACATAGTTAAATCcaatattgttatatttagaaatattttcaattttttgtattgaGCTTTTACTATCAGAGAATATAACGTAATTAGATTTTGTTCTTGAGAAATTACTAATATATTTAAGTGcttctaatattgctattaattcagcggtatatatcgaggttttaatatttagatcTACTACTGTACTAAATTTTCGATCTGGATCGTAAAAGGCAGATGTAACCTTTAAATCTGATTTAGATACatccgaaaaaatatatgaataattaGGGAACATAGACTTTATGCCAGCTTGAAACATGCTATTCCGGATATATTGTGGAAATTCTGAGTAGTCTCTAAGATATCCTACTTTTATACCGTCCAATTCTTCTAATTCTATTTTAAAACATGGTAATTCTCTTGAAGTCGAAATGTCCTTACTAAGTTGTATTCTTACGTATTTGTACGATTCAATAATAGGAATTGTAggctttttttgccaatattccTTGACTAGATCGTAAATACTGAGCTCAAAGCATTTTTGGACTACCGGACTTTTCTTtgcatacatttttaataaaaacttctccGTTAAGTAATCTCTTCTGAAATTTAGTGGAGGTTCATtgcattctacatttaaatttgaaatgGGTGTACTCTTAAGTGCACCTATACTTATTCTTAAGACTTTATTTACTAGCCTATCTAATTTCTTCAGGTGAGTCTTCGCTGCTTGACTATAAAAAATTGACCCATAATCTATTATTGAACGAATATAAGCTTTATAAAAGGTAAGCGTAACATTTGGATCAGCTCCCCAACGTGTATGACACACTGATCTTATTGCATTTAAtcctttttctgtttttgttattaagCGGTCTATGTGTTCGTTCCACAATAACTTCCTATCTATTACCATACCCAAGTAGTTAATGGATGATTGAACCTCAAAATTAACGTTATTGAATACTATAGATTGTGGTAATCTATGTTTTTTGGAGAATATACATGCTTGGGTTCTCTTCGTAGAGATACTGAGtcctatattaaaataatactcttctattgtcgaaaacattttacTCATTATATTGATACCTTGATCGATTTCAACTTTAggtacatatatacacacatcatCAGCAAACTGTAGAACATTTCCTCTTGTATTCATTTTTTTGTGTAAGTCTGAGGTATAAATGAGATATAGTAAAGGACTAAGGATGCTTCCTTGCGGTAACCCAACATTAGAAATTCTTGGATCTAATAGTTCATTATTGATTTGAAGTTGTAGATTCCTATTTGAATacagttttattattcttttaccaATGTCACTGGGTAGTCCTATCTTCTCCATTTGTTGATAGAGGatatttaatttgatattatCATATGCATACATGTGCCTGTTATTTCTCGTATGGCATCGTCTGCATACAAGAtaatcttaatttatttttttcccaTATTATAACCTTTACTCCTCTTCGCGAGTTTAActattattttcattataaaattaaagaGCAGAGGTTTTAAGGAGGGTCTCTGACTTTTGGGTCGATTTCCTCAACATTTTGTTGTCTTTGTGTATATATTTGATTGTTTTAATGATACCTAATGGGATTTGTCTATTGTATAAAAGGTAAATAATGTACTTAAGCATTACTCTTTCAAAGGGATTTTAAGTTAATCAAGCAAAGGAACGCCGGTCGATTGTATTCTGGTGCCTCTTCTGTGATTTGGCTTATAACACATATTGCGTCTGTATACGGTATTTCTCTTTGGAAGACTTATTGTTATTcctcatttaatattttttcgtttAGAAATTTGGTTAacatttttgttattagtttttgCGAGGTTTTTATTAAATCGGTCTCtcagtttttctatttttttgtcattttttttttttaaagatcagAATTAGTACGCTTATTTTCCATTCATTAGATGCTTTGTTGTATtgtaatgtaatattttgttgatGAGTACTGCAAATTTATCTGTCATCGTTGTTACACAATATTTTAATAGTTTATTTGTTCTACTTTCACTGTGCTTACTCTGGCTTGTTTATCAATTGTACTCTCCGATGTTTCTGATTCTGCTGATGTCGGTTGGCCTTCTGAGTACAATTCTTTTAAGTAATCTATCCACATTTTTGTGTCTATGCGTTTAACCTGTACTATTTCTCTCATTTTTTGTCTCAGTCCTTTTATAAATCTCCACATTTCCTTTTATAATTCGTAGAGGTTATGGTCCATATCTTTTGAAAAGCATTCCCAGTGGATGTTTTTGGTTAGTCTAACAAGTATATTCGTTTCATTGCGAATTTCCTTATAGTTTTCATATAAATGTGGTATCTATTGTTCATGTAATCCagataagcttttttcttttctttacattttcctTGTACTTCATTACAGAAATATGGCGTTTTGAAGTGGAATTTCTTATTCATATTTACTCTCTTTTTGCTAAGAGATTCCACTGCAGAGGTtagaatatttgtttttatttttaagcagCTCTTCTTTACTACATCATCTTCCGAGATTCGATTACTGTTTATTGCTTCTGTTAGTCTCCCTTCATATAAGTAATTTGTTAAGTCATCTTATAGGTTTTTAACTTGTATTTTTGTTATATTCTGCAATAACTCAAGTTATCTAAATAATACAAATAGTGGCACCGCTTGGACTAGTCTAGACGTGAGCCATGTTGCATCAGCGATTCCTTTCTTTCAATATCAATTCCCGAAATCTATTCAATAAATCAATTCTACCATCAATTgataaaaagtgtttattttgtattttgcgttacatgaaattttacaaaaataatgttCTTCCATGTTTATATTAAAAGCTAACTCTATATTCAACACAATTCTAATATCAACGTAAACATTAGGATAACTACTGTCTTacaattcatttttaataatgtaTTGAATCAGATGAATAACGTCTTAAATAAAGTTGGGTATATTGCTTGATCAAAGTTGTAGTTATATTCAGAGTATTCTGCATCTTTGCGTTCTTCATGTTGAAATACATACTGTAGTCGTTAAAGTGCTTCAAAAGCTACCTTAAAAAGCGATTCTGAATAGTTATAGCTTCATAAgtaaacattcttttttttaaGCAACACTAGACGAAGCTGATTACTCGttttttatattagtttttacataaatatTATCCAGATACAGGAATTTGTTGTATTTCAGTATTATTTAGCATTGATAATTTCTTCTAGACTTCGTGTGGTTATTTATTTCGCAGTTTTCATCAGCACTCTCTGAACATTTAGAAATTTTTTAGAATATTCAGCTGTTGctcgattattttatttttggcgGTGAGcactatttttcatttttatctcTGAGAAAGTTGTGTGTCCTTAAATACAAGCATATCTTATATTGTCTTACTTTTCcctataaaatgttttattttgattatgGGTATCTATGTTCCTTTTATACTTTTTGTTGCTGGAGGTAAGGGctactttttccttaatattctTCTGGCAGCGGCTTTTTCCCtgtaagtaagtaagttcgtatacccttctggctaaggtctagtgttaatgttttcaggtcgcgcaagcgcccctaacatgactaaacgactactttcgtagccggtaccgacggctttacgtgccctccgaagcacggtggcagctcagttaaactagaaattgaaaattttgtcggtgccaggattcgaacccgggccctccagcttgttaggCCAGTAACACAGCCATGAGCAAGGGCTGCCACTTAAGAGCCTATAAACTACGTAATAAAGACATTGTTGAAAAATATGAacaacaaaatatgtattaacaaataaaaaagttataatcgAAGGCAGTAATATATATGAAGTATGGAAATATTACAAAACAACATTGATATCTGCCGCTAAACAAATACGTggaataaaagtaaacaaaaatacTTAGCGGATAAAACAATAGAGAAATATGATATATACAAAGGCAtaagaaaaaaaaccaaaaaagtagTAATAGCACAAAAGAACAAAATGGATACAATTCGGTAGCGGAATGAATAACAATGAACGAAACAAAAACCACGATAAAAGAATTGAAAAATCGAAAAGTAGCTGGAGAAATACAATAACGTCAGAAATGGAGAAAAATATGGGCAGAAAGGAactaaaatattatctaaattaTTTAACAACATATGGAAAGGTGAACAGTTTCCAAGATAATTGCAAATAGCCCAGTAGTGcaaatgtttgaaaaaaaaaacaaaaaagattgtAGTAATTATAGAGGACTTACATTACTAAACACCACTATAAAAATGTTCATGTGAAAAAAAGTCATAGATTACAGAATAAGATCAATTGTAGGATATAcactatataaataaaaaagcgGATTAAAAAGTGGAAGAAGCACTCAAGACCACATATTTACGATTAAACAATTAAAACCAAAGTCatgaaaagagaaaaaaataatgtatatagGCTTCTTAGAGTtagaaaaagcttttgatatgATGCTCAGACAAGTAATATGGAAAAAATAAAGGACAGGGGAATAAGCAAGAAatgattaaatataatttaaggCAGAAGTTTAAGCTTAAGTCTGTTCATAATATACATGGACAGTATCATCAAAGAATgtacaaataaaacaacaaaatttgATGTGACATACCTAAGAAGTGACATAGACGTAAAGAAGAGCATTAGAGAGGTTATAAATCATAACTTTTGTTCTATTTTTATTCATCTTTATTCCGCTCGTTTGCAGTACCGTGTTCCAGATTCTTCTCTAGGTTATTGTCACTTCTCACCATTACCATTGCATCATCCGCAAGTGCCCCCTggatatataaattatttgtAGTTGCCTGTATTATGATGATAGGAGATGAACGAATTAACACAAATAGATATAGAAATCACaggaacaaaaataaaacaattaataaacatttaattACCTAGTAGTTAGCATTTCTTAAAGCGGGAAATCAGAAACAGAAACTAACAACATAACAGAGAAGACGTTAAAGTTTTAGTACACAGCGATCAACAActtcttaaataaaaaataaacaacgaGAAATAAGAAAATTTAGGTGTTTAAGACAATATATAGATGTTATTGAAGTTTGCTTGTGAATTCTGGGCACttaacaagaaacaaaaaaaaattacatgtctAAGAAATGAAATATTTAAGGATAGTCAGAGGAGTGTCTAAAATGGACAGAATGAGAAACACGAATATTAGGAAAGACTTACAAATAGAAGCATTACTAGAATTCATTGAACAGCGATAATTTGTGATTCTGGAAATACTGGAAAAGAAGGGAAAACATGGACATCAATGGACAGTATGGATCACAACAGAAATGAGTGGAAGAAATTTATAACATTATAGCATAACTATATAATATTATAGATTTGACAattgtttattacatttttatacaGTTGTATTTATTtgagtaaaattaaattttatgtacttgttttagaattaaatattattgaaGCTAATGCCACATTTGATTTGTATCAATCACGGGCATTTATACATAAATTTAGGGGTTATATCTTTCTACGTAATATTAAGAGCCTTCTATGCTTCTATTGTTTCTcgataataataaattaactctaattattttaattttcaggTATCAAAATATACAACAAGGATTCTTAcaagttaataaaaatatattcgatCTAAATAATAATGTACTGACCGTCGTTAATTGGGTAAAATGGCTAAAGGATCAATTATCTCCGCACCTAGTAAACATCGAGACAAAAACCCAAAATGTTGACAATCGATTGGCGGCTATCGAAAcgtttttaaaacaaatggaCCAAAGAGACGTAACACAGTTGCAGAACACGCACCAGACAGTAATTGGCATACAAAACAATCTGCCTATTATTATGGAGAAGATGAAAAACGAAATGATTGCAACGGTTGGTACTATATGTTTTAatgtgaatatttttattattgttgtcATGACAAGCGGCGAACTTTCAAATAGATCAAAATGATCCACAACTCATTGATAACAGGTCAAGGTTAATACCAGAATATTCGTAATTAAAATATGgatatcttttttaaataaaactttttggtTAGAGTGGAAAACATGTAAATAACCaataataatttctattttgatttctaaTTTTGGCACTATGAACATTTCCGAAAAACAGAAGATATGTCCGAACTGTCAACTTTGATTATAAACAAAAtggctatttttttttaaattgtgtgcTACTCGCCGGAtaattttttctaattaaaaattttgtGCAGCAAATTTTTAAATCTCCCTTTTTATCTAATTTCACAATAAACTATAATATTTAAAGAAGTTTTCTGGATACTTCATGATATCTACAGAAATTCATATCCCTTGATAGTCAATTAAATtggtttatatatttataaaaattatctttGTCAACAGTGTGATTTTGCTCACCATACTATATTCGTGGAAAATGTCGTGTTTTTCGACCAACATGTAAATTATTCGTAGTTTGCATTTTAACtctttattattttcctttttataatttatataaaagcTTTCCAGATTATCCgtatttgtgtttaaatttagttattataatttaaacgACGCGCTATTATACTGTGCGCATTATTTGGGATGATGCGTGAGCCGAACATAAATATTATTTGTGTCTATGGAACCGAATCCGAAGTTTAAAATCAACTTAAATTCCTGCGTAATTTTCACAAGTATTAAtcgtatcacaaaaaattttaatgCATTAATGAATAAAGTAAGAAGAAACCGAATCCGCATACGGATAAAAACAAAGAGAATGGTGATgatgattttataaataaaacaagtGATTGTGTTTGCCATTGTTAAATCAATTTTTAATGATCTACTCCTATGGTCACTAGAATTATGTCACACTACTAATATCTTGAGCTTTAATTGACTTCAGTTTAAGAAATGTAGAATCATTAGGTCTAACAAAGAAGCTTACTAactaaatatgtttaataatttttattttgatattgatCTACCGATTTAGATAAaaaagttaatttaaaaaaaagccaactataatattaaaaaagtaatattcACTATTACAACGCATGTTTCTAGATAATCACCTTTTtcttatgttttagattttagcACATCAGCCTCCTAGTCAGTTATCTTCACCTATAATATCAAAGGAAGACTTTGATTCACTGAAAAAAGAGATGATGGACAAAATCTACATAGTTACTAACTCTATAGGAAAAATTGAAAATGCCATTGATAAAATTAAGGAAGGCAATCAACAAACCAAAAACTTAGAAAACTTAAAAacgtattttaataaaaatcaagAGCTGTTCACTAAGTTTGATAAAAAACTAGATAACTGTAATAGTAAAAGTAGCAATGAAGAGGACGAAGAGTGGAAGCTTAATGTGGCTACAGGTAAATTTTGGCGTAATATATTTCAATACTTTATATCTTATTATTTCAACTTACAACCAGTTTTAAAATTGATGCAGGATCTGGATATTTCTTGCAAAGTTTGTAATGTTCCATTCTCTATTTTGTTCCAAGAAGCACAACGAGCCGTTTAAACAATTAAAGGATTGTCCAAGCCTATATTAAATATAGGGAGACCCTAACACTAACatttgattattttttctttgtcaTTACTTATAAATTTCTCTTGTCCTGTTCGGGTCATTTTTTGGCAGGGGTTGACTTTGAGTAAGCTATATAAATTGGTTCTGATAGGGAATATCTTGATTGATTCACATGAATTGGTAATTCTGGTATTTCTTTGAACTTATTAGCAAAAACTTGAATATTAGGTGCTAGAGTTCACTCATAATTATAGTAGCTGACTTATGCAGATTGTAAGAGTACTTGCTGATAAGGTCGAAGCAATAAAGCGATTTATCAACTTCAGTTAGTTAGTAGAAAGTTTGGGTACTGATAGAAAGGTACAATACTAGAATACTTACAagtgtttgtttaattttattgccATCATCAGAATCACTTTTATAAGGAGATTCTAAAGATATGACCGAAGTATATTTGGTTTATTAGATTGTAACATTTGTGATTGTACTTGCGATTGATTTGAAGCATGCTACAGTTGTGTTTGACGGTAGACTTGACTCGTTGCAGGTCTAGTCAAAGTAGGAaacgtttttatataaaaaaaataactcgTTTAGGCAATTAAGTATTATTTAGCAAACAAAAACGTTTTAAATACGTCCGCTTTAAAGACATTTGAAGTCATTATTTCTTATTAGTCCTTGGTTCCAGTAACCTACCTTCAACGAACCTTTTATTGTatacaaaattaatatttgtaacatttttcatAAAGCCGTTCGTCATAGATGAAGCAAACGATTGTATTCCTTCATAACATTTAAAATACTGTCAAGTTTTTGAGATCtctttattgaaataaaaaccatGTGCTTTTCGCGTTTCGCAAATTATTGTGCTGCCTTTCGCCAATATGGTATGATTTATTTTACGTTGAGTTTTTAGGGAAAGTTATCTTTTCATTTTTTCTGATCTTACGAAATCTGTAAGTTGTTATTCATTagttgtaaaattaatgcaatatATTATGTTTCTAACAGTAGTAGCAAACATCATTTCATAAAAGTATATAtagaatttaattaaaaataattatatttttaaacaattttttaaaacaataagttgaatttttattatatttatattctaGATAGAGTAGTACTTTTGAACGCTGAGTATCGACTAAAATCTGCCCTACGTCTACCTCTGTAGCGAAATTCCTCTTTCAGTTTcagcacagtatattgctttgGTTTCAGTAGAATTGGTTCTCATCGCGAGTGTCTGTTTTATTTGGTAATTAAAATTCTTTGCTTTTCATCTCGAACTACATGACTGTTCACATTAGTATGTAGGAGCgcaacaaataaataaaagaaacctAAATAATAACATGTAATATTTGATGTTCTACAAACAATGTGATATAACGGATATAAATGAAATCtttagttaaattaaaataattaaattttaaactatctggtaaattttaaaatgtatgtacCTATTACAGCTTCTAAAGGTCAACAATCACATCTTAAAAATATCCTGGCAGGCGTTAAACTTCTACAGAATAAAATAGACCAGGTATTACAAAATTACGACATAGGTATGGATGAAAATTTCTCTTTACAAAAAACAGATAATACCAAATCTGAACTTATCAACTATATCAATAAAACTCACGAAGATACCATTCAGAAGCTTGATATCCTCTCAGAATGGACAGTTTTTCTTGGAGACATGTTTGTAACTAGTAACGACAAAATTTCGAATAAGATTCAAGGTCTTAATAGGTTGAACCAAGTTCTGCAAAATGTTGCCGATGGTGTTACTGACACTAAAACAAACGTAGAGTTTGGAGTGAACAAAATTTTGGCGGAGGTATCCAAATATTCGAAAGAAGGTGCTATACATGTTCAAGAAGCAGTGTGTAACAGGTTAGTATCACACaaagatattatttttaacaatatatagtGTCGAGTTTATTTATTCCCTTCTGACCAGTTTTCTTCTTTAGCATAATAAAACCATGTGCTACGCCATGCAGTTTCCTGTACTCTTCAAACCATTTGTAGGGTGCCGTTTTCGACTCTTCGTAATATTGTGTCTACATCTCTGATATTATACAAACCCCTTATGTTTTCTAGTCACAATGTTGTTTTCTTCCTGGCCTCGGTACCTCTATATCTTTTCTTGTAATATTAGtttggaaataaaatatttacttccCCTTAGGATATGGTTAAAGTAGgaaatttttctttcattaattgtATTAAGAAGTTCTGTTTTGCGACCTGCGACTCTTAAAATTTCTTCATTCGTGGCATGTGCGGTCTATGGACATCGTAAAAGTCTGTCTCTGTAAagcccacatttcaaatgcttcaattTAATTCAGTGATCTAACCATAAAAGATCACGTTTCTGCACCATAAAGTAAAATGAGCCATATGTAGCACTTTACACAATACTTAGTCTAAGGGTAAGTTAAAATTTAACAAATGTTGCTCTTGCGTAATTGATTTTTAGTTTCACTTACTATCAATTAATgtattgtaatgtaatgtaattagGTTACATATTTTGGTCCCAATATGACCTTTACTAAGCAGTTTGCTAGTTTCCTTTGCAATGGTACTTCCCTTCTATTAATGCaatttggtatatatatatatatatatatatatatatatatatacagacagaccactttacccgataattcgaacgtatttataaattattttttggtcgaaataatcacttctaataattattatatatatatatatatatatatatatatatatatatatatatatatatatatatatatatatatatatatatatatagaaaagaaatttaatctttgcagataagttaaatagtaaactcttaaatattggggaaatctgcaagaaagactctaatgagtatcaattgtttcgcggaactttaactttaggtagcattattatattaattaatattgaaattaaataatttaatgtataatgaaattacca containing:
- the LOC140436129 gene encoding uncharacterized protein, translating into MVPRLIFGVVILMGIANTEAFFDPIMYQNIQQGFLQVNKNIFDLNNNVLTVVNWVKWLKDQLSPHLVNIETKTQNVDNRLAAIETFLKQMDQRDVTQLQNTHQTVIGIQNNLPIIMEKMKNEMIATILAHQPPSQLSSPIISKEDFDSLKKEMMDKIYIVTNSIGKIENAIDKIKEGNQQTKNLENLKTYFNKNQELFTKFDKKLDNCNSKSSNEEDEEWKLNVATASKGQQSHLKNILAGVKLLQNKIDQVLQNYDIGMDENFSLQKTDNTKSELINYINKTHEDTIQKLDILSEWTVFLGDMFVTSNDKISNKIQGLNRLNQVLQNVADGVTDTKTNVEFGVNKILAEVSKYSKEGAIHVQEAVCNRLDTFKTSVLDPQIVAVVKATSNIKEDIQQVLQKIGIMDQKMKNNADALNHLKNCKTENNNNRNVGTDGITDEQQTIY